From the genome of Thermococcus chitonophagus, one region includes:
- the yciH gene encoding stress response translation initiation inhibitor YciH, translating to MVPRIVNPLDEMLFKEVLKEQQRIRVYTERARYGKIKTIIEGIDEKEFDLEEIAKKLKAKLACGGTAKNGRIELQGDHRDRIKKLLAELGFSEDLIEVE from the coding sequence TTGGTGCCGAGGATAGTAAACCCACTGGATGAGATGCTCTTTAAGGAGGTCCTTAAGGAGCAGCAGAGAATTCGAGTTTACACGGAGAGAGCAAGGTACGGAAAAATCAAGACCATCATAGAGGGCATAGATGAGAAGGAGTTTGACCTTGAGGAGATCGCAAAGAAGCTGAAGGCGAAGCTGGCATGCGGAGGAACGGCAAAGAACGGAAGGATAGAGCTTCAGGGGGATCACAGGGACCGTATCAAGAAATTATTGGCAGAACTTGGATTTTCCGAGGATCTCATAGAGGTCGAGTAA
- a CDS encoding 50S ribosomal protein L23 yields the protein MDPYKVIIRPVVTEKAISLIEKENKLTFIVDRRATKQDIKRAVEEIFNVKVEKVNTLITPKGEKKAYVKLKPEYSASEVAARLGLF from the coding sequence ATGGATCCGTACAAGGTTATAATTAGGCCCGTAGTCACGGAAAAGGCGATTTCACTAATAGAGAAGGAGAACAAGCTCACCTTCATAGTGGACAGAAGGGCTACAAAGCAGGATATCAAAAGAGCCGTTGAGGAGATATTCAATGTGAAAGTTGAGAAGGTGAACACCCTTATAACGCCTAAGGGTGAGAAGAAGGCGTATGTTAAGCTCAAGCCCGAGTACAGCGCGAGTGAAGTTGCCGCAAGGTTAGGATTATTCTGA
- the rnp1 gene encoding ribonuclease P protein component 1, producing MRRNGKERKDRASGGSQGPYQEIIGRTWIFRGSHRGRVNRKNIIWHELIGLRVRVVGSTHPGFVGIEGYVVDETRNTLVIVGEKVWRVPKDICIFEFETEDGTKIKIPGERLVGRPEMRLKKRWRK from the coding sequence ATGCGGAGGAACGGCAAAGAACGGAAGGATAGAGCTTCAGGGGGATCACAGGGACCGTATCAAGAAATTATTGGCAGAACTTGGATTTTCCGAGGATCTCATAGAGGTCGAGTAAACAGAAAGAACATAATCTGGCACGAGCTCATAGGCCTCAGGGTTAGGGTAGTGGGCTCTACGCATCCTGGGTTCGTGGGGATTGAAGGTTACGTCGTCGATGAGACAAGGAACACCCTCGTGATAGTGGGGGAGAAAGTTTGGAGAGTTCCCAAGGATATTTGCATCTTTGAATTTGAGACTGAAGATGGGACAAAAATTAAAATACCTGGGGAAAGATTGGTGGGCAGACCTGAGATGAGATTAAAGAAGAGGTGGAGAAAATGA
- a CDS encoding CBS domain-containing protein: MKVKTIMTKNPVTITLPATRNYAIELFKKYKVRSFPVVNKEGKLVGIISIKRVLTNPDEEQLAMLVKRDVPTVKENDDLKKAAKLMLEYDYRRVIVVDEEGKPVGILTVGDIIRRYLAKTEKYKEIEIEPYYQRHVSIVWKGTPLKAALKALLLSNAMALPVVDDNGELIGIVDETDLLKDSEIVRIMKSTELAASSEEEWILESHPTLLFEKFELQLPNKPVEEIMTKEVIIATPHMTVYDVARKMAKHHIEQLPVIRGEGELVGLIRDFDLIKVLVKSKC; encoded by the coding sequence ATGAAAGTGAAAACAATAATGACAAAGAACCCAGTGACGATAACTTTACCCGCCACGAGAAACTATGCTATTGAGCTTTTTAAGAAGTACAAAGTCAGGAGCTTTCCAGTGGTTAACAAGGAAGGTAAGCTCGTAGGAATAATCAGCATAAAGCGCGTACTGACTAATCCTGATGAAGAGCAGTTAGCAATGCTTGTTAAGAGGGATGTTCCCACTGTAAAGGAGAACGATGATCTAAAAAAGGCCGCAAAGCTAATGTTGGAGTACGACTACAGGAGGGTAATAGTTGTTGATGAGGAGGGGAAACCCGTTGGCATACTCACGGTTGGAGACATAATAAGGAGGTACTTAGCAAAGACTGAGAAGTATAAGGAGATCGAAATCGAGCCTTATTATCAGAGGCACGTAAGCATAGTATGGAAGGGGACTCCCCTTAAGGCTGCTTTAAAAGCCTTGCTATTGTCTAATGCAATGGCACTTCCAGTTGTTGATGATAATGGTGAGCTCATTGGAATCGTGGATGAAACAGATCTCCTCAAAGATAGTGAGATTGTGAGGATAATGAAGTCTACTGAACTCGCTGCATCAAGTGAGGAGGAGTGGATTTTGGAAAGCCACCCAACATTACTGTTTGAGAAGTTTGAGTTGCAACTGCCAAATAAACCAGTTGAAGAAATAATGACCAAAGAGGTCATAATCGCTACGCCTCACATGACGGTGTACGATGTGGCTAGGAAAATGGCTAAACACCATATAGAACAGCTTCCTGTGATAAGGGGAGAGGGTGAATTAGTCGGACTTATAAGAGATTTCGACCTGATAAAGGTTCTCGTCAAGTCAAAATGTTGA
- the rplX gene encoding 50S ribosomal protein L24, whose product MRLNSKQPRKQRKFLYNAPLHLRQKIMSALLSRELREKYKVRNLPVRVGDKVRIMRGDFKGHEGKVVEVDLKRYRIYVEGATLRKTNGTEVFYPIHPSNVMIIELNLDDEKRKKIIERRAG is encoded by the coding sequence ATGAGGTTAAATTCAAAGCAACCCAGGAAGCAGAGGAAGTTTCTATATAACGCTCCTCTCCATCTTAGGCAGAAGATAATGTCTGCCCTCCTTAGCAGGGAGCTTAGAGAGAAGTACAAGGTTAGGAATCTCCCTGTTAGGGTGGGCGATAAGGTCAGGATAATGAGAGGGGACTTCAAGGGACACGAGGGGAAGGTTGTTGAAGTCGATCTAAAGAGGTACAGGATCTACGTTGAGGGTGCAACCCTAAGGAAGACTAACGGAACCGAGGTATTCTACCCAATTCACCCCTCGAACGTTATGATTATCGAGCTCAATCTTGACGATGAGAAGAGGAAGAAAATAATTGAGAGGAGGGCTGGATAA
- the rpsS gene encoding 30S ribosomal protein S19, with product MARKEFRYRGYTLEQLLNMSLEELAKLLPARQRRSLKRGLTPEQKKLLRKIRLAKKGKYNKPIRTHCRDMIILPEMVGMTIYVHNGKEFVPVEIKPEMIGHYLGEFAPTRKRVQHGAPGIGATRSSMFVAVK from the coding sequence ATGGCGAGGAAGGAGTTTAGGTATCGCGGTTATACTCTCGAACAGTTGTTGAACATGTCCCTTGAGGAGTTAGCTAAGCTACTCCCCGCAAGGCAGAGAAGAAGTCTAAAGAGAGGCCTTACCCCAGAGCAGAAGAAGCTCCTCAGAAAGATAAGACTTGCTAAGAAGGGCAAGTACAACAAGCCCATAAGGACTCACTGCAGGGACATGATAATCCTTCCAGAAATGGTCGGAATGACGATCTACGTCCACAACGGTAAGGAGTTTGTTCCAGTGGAAATTAAGCCGGAGATGATAGGGCACTATCTTGGGGAGTTCGCTCCAACTAGGAAGAGGGTACAGCACGGAGCACCTGGTATCGGTGCTACGAGGTCATCAATGTTCGTTGCCGTCAAGTGA
- the rplV gene encoding 50S ribosomal protein L22: MAKRFGYSFQNYDPERMARASGRDLRISPKLAVEVCRELRGMMLNDALRYLDDVIALKRPVPLRRYNDSQGHKPGKGFGPGRYPVKVAKAIKKILLNARNNAEQKGLDPDKLRIIHIVAHKGPVLRGWYPRAFGRATPFNEQTTHIEVVVEEIRR, encoded by the coding sequence ATGGCAAAGCGCTTTGGCTACTCTTTCCAAAATTATGATCCCGAGAGAATGGCAAGGGCAAGCGGTAGAGACCTTAGGATATCACCAAAGCTTGCCGTTGAAGTCTGCAGGGAGCTTAGGGGAATGATGCTCAATGATGCCCTGAGGTACCTTGATGATGTAATTGCCCTAAAGAGGCCCGTTCCGCTGAGGAGGTATAATGACAGCCAGGGCCACAAGCCAGGAAAGGGCTTCGGCCCAGGAAGGTACCCAGTTAAGGTTGCCAAGGCAATAAAGAAGATTCTCCTCAACGCGAGGAACAACGCAGAGCAGAAGGGTCTTGACCCTGACAAGCTGAGAATAATACACATAGTAGCTCACAAGGGACCCGTACTCAGGGGATGGTATCCGAGGGCTTTTGGAAGGGCCACACCGTTTAACGAGCAGACAACTCACATAGAGGTAGTTGTTGAGGAGATTAGGAGGTGA
- a CDS encoding 50S ribosomal protein L2 has translation MGKSLIQQRRGKGSPTFKSPSHRFRGAVKYIPLNYTQEKTLRGVVEEIMHDPGRTAPVARVKFENGMEKLIIAPEGLLVGQEVYIGPEAPVAIGNTLPLSKIPEGTYVYNIEGVPGDGGKYVRAGGTYALVVSREKDKVIVQLPSGELKAFDPNCRATIGVVAGGGRLEKPLVKAGKAYYKYKARNKFWPTPRGVKMNAVNHPFGGKEHHPGKPTTTSRRAPPGRKVGHIAARRTGRRK, from the coding sequence ATGGGTAAGAGTCTAATCCAGCAAAGGAGAGGTAAAGGAAGTCCCACTTTCAAGTCACCTTCCCACAGGTTTAGGGGTGCTGTAAAGTACATCCCCCTGAACTACACCCAGGAGAAAACCCTTAGGGGAGTAGTTGAGGAGATAATGCACGATCCAGGTAGGACTGCACCAGTTGCAAGGGTTAAGTTCGAAAATGGAATGGAGAAGCTTATCATTGCCCCTGAAGGGCTGCTCGTTGGTCAGGAGGTATACATTGGGCCGGAGGCTCCGGTTGCAATCGGCAACACCCTACCACTCTCAAAGATACCTGAGGGAACTTACGTCTACAACATTGAGGGTGTTCCTGGGGACGGAGGAAAGTACGTGAGAGCTGGAGGGACTTATGCTTTAGTTGTTTCAAGGGAAAAGGACAAGGTTATAGTTCAGCTACCTAGCGGTGAGCTCAAGGCGTTTGATCCAAACTGTAGGGCAACAATTGGTGTCGTTGCCGGTGGAGGTAGGCTTGAGAAGCCCTTAGTTAAGGCTGGTAAGGCCTACTACAAGTACAAGGCAAGAAACAAGTTCTGGCCAACGCCAAGAGGTGTTAAGATGAACGCGGTCAACCACCCATTCGGTGGTAAGGAGCACCACCCAGGTAAGCCAACCACGACCTCAAGGAGGGCTCCTCCAGGAAGGAAGGTTGGTCATATCGCTGCGAGGAGAACTGGTAGGAGGAAGTGA
- the rpmC gene encoding 50S ribosomal protein L29 gives MKPSEIREMSIEEIDAKIRELRLQLAKERGMLTMGTSLENPMVIRNLRRDIARLLTIKREKLREMRKK, from the coding sequence GTGAAGCCCAGTGAAATCAGGGAGATGAGCATAGAGGAGATAGATGCTAAAATTAGAGAGCTGAGGCTCCAGCTCGCTAAGGAGAGGGGAATGCTCACTATGGGTACTTCCCTTGAAAATCCGATGGTTATTAGGAATTTGAGAAGGGATATTGCCCGCCTCCTTACCATAAAGAGGGAGAAGCTTAGGGAAATGCGCAAAAAGTGA
- a CDS encoding 50S ribosomal protein L14, whose translation MAKKGAGATRGVSPVRPTRALPIGAYLTVADNSGAKVIQIIGVVEYHGTRRRLASAGVGDMVVATVKKGRPDMRHQVVRAVIIRQRKEYRRLDGMRVKFEDNAAVIVTPEGVPRGTEIRGPVAREAAERWVRIGSIASIIV comes from the coding sequence ATGGCAAAGAAGGGTGCTGGTGCAACTAGAGGTGTGAGCCCCGTCAGACCAACTAGGGCCCTTCCAATTGGCGCTTACCTTACGGTTGCTGACAACAGTGGTGCTAAGGTTATCCAGATAATTGGTGTCGTTGAGTACCACGGAACTAGGAGGAGGCTTGCCTCAGCTGGAGTCGGTGACATGGTTGTTGCAACGGTGAAGAAGGGAAGGCCCGACATGAGGCACCAGGTAGTTAGGGCCGTGATAATTAGGCAGAGAAAGGAGTATAGAAGGCTTGACGGCATGAGGGTCAAGTTCGAGGACAACGCCGCTGTAATTGTAACCCCCGAAGGGGTTCCAAGGGGAACCGAGATTAGAGGTCCAGTAGCTAGGGAAGCTGCCGAGAGATGGGTTAGAATTGGTAGCATTGCGAGCATAATTGTGTGA
- a CDS encoding 50S ribosomal protein L3, with protein MGKVHRPRKGSLGFSPRKRAKSIVPRIRSWPKETEVRMLGFAGYKAGMTHILMIDDEPGLTNGKEIFVPVTIIETPPLRIFGIRAYRQGYLGFETATEVIIPDFPLDNYPSKKAKDITFYKLLERRIATLPKNYTQEVFEQKLGQLEDMIKEGEIVEVRALVSTQPWIIKLKKKPEVMEYAIGGTSVEEKFNYIKERLGKELRVSEVLKEGELLDVIAVTKGKGTQGPVKRWGIKLRAHKDSKGRRKVGSIGPWHPARVMWTVPMAGQTGFHHRTELNKRLIAIGENGKLNLNGNEIEITPKGGFPHYGIVRSDFMMIAGSVPGPVKRIIRVRPAIRPPKKKPPVQRPQITYVSVESKQ; from the coding sequence ATGGGTAAGGTTCACAGACCAAGGAAGGGTTCACTTGGATTCAGCCCAAGAAAGAGGGCTAAAAGCATAGTCCCAAGAATTAGGAGTTGGCCTAAGGAGACAGAGGTTAGGATGCTTGGCTTTGCAGGGTACAAGGCTGGAATGACGCACATATTAATGATTGACGACGAACCGGGGCTCACAAACGGAAAGGAGATCTTCGTGCCAGTAACAATAATTGAAACTCCACCCCTAAGGATCTTTGGAATTAGAGCCTACAGGCAGGGCTATCTTGGCTTTGAAACTGCAACCGAGGTAATAATCCCAGACTTCCCACTCGACAACTACCCAAGCAAGAAGGCTAAGGACATTACATTCTACAAGCTCCTCGAGAGGAGAATTGCAACCCTACCAAAGAACTATACTCAAGAAGTCTTTGAGCAGAAGCTCGGCCAGCTTGAGGACATGATAAAGGAAGGGGAGATAGTTGAGGTTAGGGCCCTCGTAAGCACCCAACCATGGATAATTAAGCTCAAGAAGAAACCTGAAGTCATGGAGTACGCCATTGGTGGAACTAGCGTTGAGGAGAAGTTCAACTACATAAAGGAGAGGCTCGGAAAGGAGCTTAGGGTTAGTGAGGTTCTTAAAGAGGGAGAACTCCTCGATGTAATCGCAGTCACAAAGGGTAAGGGAACCCAAGGGCCAGTTAAGAGGTGGGGAATTAAGCTTAGAGCCCACAAGGACAGCAAGGGTAGGAGAAAGGTAGGTTCAATTGGTCCATGGCACCCGGCTAGGGTAATGTGGACAGTTCCAATGGCAGGTCAGACAGGATTCCACCACAGGACTGAACTCAATAAGAGGTTAATTGCGATAGGTGAGAACGGCAAGCTTAACTTGAATGGAAACGAGATCGAGATTACCCCGAAGGGTGGCTTCCCACACTATGGAATCGTGAGGAGCGACTTCATGATGATTGCTGGCAGTGTTCCTGGGCCCGTCAAGAGAATAATTAGGGTTAGGCCCGCTATAAGACCTCCAAAGAAGAAGCCTCCTGTTCAGAGGCCACAAATCACTTATGTTAGTGTTGAGTCAAAGCAGTGA
- the sepF gene encoding cell division protein SepF: protein MKVGLFDKLKKPDVQKKTKPITSIKGKVTEEKSEVELVPVEEDKIVKEIIKPKVIYVKRVKISTYNDLKIVSDEVSAGNIVIVDLSPLISKPEILSKVAEQVKMSATTFGWDIAMVCKDPPKILVTPQDIKIARE, encoded by the coding sequence ATGAAAGTGGGCCTCTTTGATAAACTTAAGAAGCCGGACGTTCAGAAAAAGACTAAGCCTATCACTTCAATTAAGGGAAAAGTAACAGAGGAAAAGTCTGAAGTTGAGCTTGTACCAGTTGAGGAGGATAAGATAGTAAAGGAGATAATAAAGCCAAAGGTTATTTATGTCAAAAGGGTAAAGATATCTACTTATAATGACCTGAAGATAGTTTCCGATGAAGTCAGTGCCGGCAATATTGTAATAGTTGATCTCTCACCTCTCATATCAAAGCCTGAGATCCTTAGTAAAGTTGCTGAGCAAGTCAAAATGAGTGCGACAACTTTTGGCTGGGACATCGCCATGGTATGTAAAGACCCTCCAAAGATCCTCGTTACACCCCAGGATATAAAGATAGCTAGGGAGTAA
- a CDS encoding HD domain-containing protein produces MKIPEEVMKLVETPEFQRLRCIKQLGLANLVYPGANHTRFEHSLGTWYLARRLSLELELQEEEAMLIQLAALLHDIGHGPFSHTLERIYRERLEFSDHMEVSRSVVEGKIEICEVPNELPDILNNLGFDPKEIGELIAGTHGKKYLRMVIHGDIDVDQLDYLSRDAHYTGVAHGIIDLERLLTVMKVIDGELVIDEKGIEAVEGMLVARSLMYSRVYFHRTVKIAEGMLIRAVEYALDEGELEDFWKMTDDRLVVELEDLGGYPGDIIRRIRQRRLFKAAVVVSPEDLTSEEKRALTSLYRSSKKRREKELELADRIGAKEGEVILELSIPELILSEPRLKQVEVNVVLKDGTVEPIAKVTPLASAIKRRQTPRWILIIATPKEHIMKVREIWRNVIFD; encoded by the coding sequence ATGAAGATTCCAGAGGAGGTCATGAAACTCGTTGAAACTCCTGAATTTCAGAGGTTAAGGTGTATAAAGCAACTTGGGCTTGCAAATCTAGTGTATCCTGGGGCAAACCATACCCGATTTGAGCATTCTCTAGGGACTTGGTACCTTGCACGAAGGTTGTCCCTTGAACTTGAGCTTCAAGAGGAGGAGGCAATGCTAATTCAGCTTGCTGCTTTGTTGCATGATATTGGGCACGGACCCTTTAGTCATACCCTTGAGAGGATATATCGCGAAAGGCTTGAATTTAGTGACCATATGGAGGTAAGTAGGAGTGTCGTTGAGGGGAAAATAGAAATCTGTGAGGTACCAAATGAATTGCCTGACATTCTTAATAACTTGGGCTTTGACCCCAAGGAAATTGGTGAGCTAATCGCTGGAACGCACGGGAAAAAATACCTTAGAATGGTAATTCATGGAGATATAGATGTTGATCAGCTTGACTACCTTAGTAGGGACGCCCACTATACGGGGGTTGCCCATGGCATAATAGACTTGGAGAGGTTATTAACGGTAATGAAAGTCATTGATGGAGAGCTTGTAATAGATGAGAAGGGAATTGAAGCGGTAGAGGGAATGCTCGTTGCGAGGTCTTTAATGTACTCTAGGGTTTACTTTCACAGAACGGTCAAAATAGCAGAAGGTATGTTGATAAGGGCTGTAGAATACGCCTTAGATGAGGGTGAGCTTGAGGATTTCTGGAAGATGACTGATGACAGGCTTGTTGTGGAGCTCGAAGACTTGGGTGGCTATCCTGGGGACATAATAAGGAGAATAAGGCAGAGGAGACTATTCAAAGCTGCTGTGGTTGTTAGTCCTGAAGATTTGACATCTGAAGAGAAGAGAGCACTGACATCTCTTTATCGTAGCTCGAAGAAGAGGAGAGAGAAAGAGCTTGAATTAGCTGATAGGATAGGAGCAAAGGAGGGGGAAGTTATTCTTGAGTTATCAATCCCCGAATTAATATTAAGCGAACCGAGGCTAAAGCAGGTGGAGGTTAATGTTGTTCTTAAAGATGGAACCGTTGAGCCGATAGCTAAAGTTACCCCCCTAGCTTCTGCGATAAAGCGTAGGCAGACCCCCAGGTGGATACTGATAATTGCTACCCCGAAAGAACACATCATGAAGGTAAGAGAGATCTGGAGAAACGTTATATTTGACTGA
- a CDS encoding putative RNA uridine N3 methyltransferase, giving the protein MAWHVFIPDSLLEETNDPKLKAYKVGQVARACAIFGVEHIWIYRAGGKDGKFIKLLLEYAETPQYLRKKLFPLMPELKYAGVMPPLQIPSHKPKASPRIGEIREGFAFRRGKKLFADIGLDRPALVKGITKEGRWTFKIVSVKPLRVVPAEPPDYWGYKVHLSRKTLAKTLKNADLDVVIATSRRGVDVRDAEVPLEGEVGIVFGSPRKGVMEILKEYNEDFEFDLIVNTIPGQKTKTVRTEEALLATLAIFNVIRRD; this is encoded by the coding sequence ATGGCGTGGCACGTATTCATTCCAGATTCGCTCTTGGAAGAAACTAATGACCCGAAACTCAAGGCCTACAAGGTAGGACAAGTAGCTAGGGCGTGCGCAATATTTGGCGTTGAACACATATGGATATACAGGGCCGGAGGAAAGGATGGCAAGTTCATCAAGCTCCTGCTAGAGTACGCTGAAACTCCCCAGTACCTCAGGAAAAAACTGTTCCCATTAATGCCCGAACTCAAGTATGCTGGTGTAATGCCTCCCCTCCAGATCCCAAGCCACAAACCAAAAGCCAGTCCAAGGATAGGGGAAATCAGGGAAGGCTTTGCATTTAGGCGCGGAAAAAAGCTCTTCGCCGACATAGGACTTGACAGACCAGCACTTGTAAAGGGAATTACAAAGGAAGGCAGGTGGACATTCAAAATAGTTTCAGTAAAACCTCTCCGCGTAGTTCCTGCTGAACCTCCGGATTACTGGGGTTATAAGGTTCACCTGAGTAGGAAAACTTTAGCGAAAACACTTAAAAATGCTGACCTTGACGTGGTCATCGCGACATCCCGTAGGGGTGTCGACGTGAGAGATGCCGAAGTGCCCCTTGAGGGCGAGGTCGGTATAGTCTTCGGCTCTCCCCGAAAGGGGGTCATGGAGATATTGAAGGAATATAATGAGGATTTCGAGTTCGATCTAATCGTGAACACAATTCCAGGTCAAAAAACGAAGACTGTAAGAACGGAGGAAGCGTTGTTAGCGACTCTCGCGATATTTAATGTCATTAGGAGGGATTGA
- a CDS encoding 30S ribosomal protein S17 — translation MMRDIGLRVQPPAEKCDDPKCPWHGHLKIHGRVFEGIVVSDKPRKTVTVERQYYHYLKKYERYELRRSRIHAHNPPCINAKVGDRVLIAETRPLSKTKHFVVVAVLERAEKRR, via the coding sequence ATGATGAGAGACATAGGCTTGAGGGTTCAACCTCCCGCTGAGAAGTGTGACGATCCCAAGTGTCCCTGGCATGGACACCTCAAGATCCACGGTAGAGTATTCGAGGGCATCGTGGTTAGTGACAAGCCAAGGAAAACCGTCACCGTTGAGAGACAGTACTACCACTACCTGAAAAAGTACGAGAGATATGAGCTAAGGAGAAGCAGAATTCACGCTCACAACCCACCGTGCATCAACGCAAAGGTTGGGGATAGAGTATTGATTGCTGAGACGAGGCCCCTAAGCAAGACGAAGCACTTCGTAGTCGTGGCAGTTCTCGAGAGGGCGGAGAAGAGGAGGTGA
- a CDS encoding 30S ribosomal protein S3 — protein MAIERYFIREAVKEMLIDEFLEKELRRAGYGGLDIKKTPLGTKVIIFAANPGYVIGRGGRRIRQLTRILETQFGLENPQIEVEEIKNPYLNAKVQAVRLAQALERGIHFRRAAYAAMRAIMNNGARGVEIRLSGKLTGERAKSVRFYQGYLAKVGNPAETLVSKGYAQALLKLGVIGVKVAIMPPDARLPDEIEILEKPVEEEVTESEAQ, from the coding sequence ATGGCAATTGAGAGGTACTTCATTCGCGAGGCCGTTAAGGAAATGCTCATCGATGAATTCCTTGAGAAGGAACTCAGAAGGGCAGGTTACGGAGGGCTTGACATTAAGAAGACCCCCCTTGGAACCAAGGTGATAATATTCGCTGCAAACCCTGGTTACGTCATTGGAAGGGGTGGAAGGAGAATAAGGCAGCTCACTAGGATACTTGAGACTCAGTTTGGCCTCGAGAACCCGCAAATAGAGGTCGAGGAGATCAAGAATCCATACCTCAACGCTAAGGTTCAGGCAGTAAGGCTTGCTCAGGCCCTTGAGAGGGGTATCCACTTCAGGAGAGCCGCTTACGCTGCTATGAGAGCTATAATGAACAATGGAGCTAGGGGAGTTGAGATAAGACTTAGTGGAAAGCTTACTGGTGAGAGAGCTAAGAGCGTTAGATTCTACCAGGGCTACCTCGCAAAGGTTGGAAACCCAGCTGAAACTCTCGTAAGCAAGGGCTATGCACAGGCCTTACTTAAGCTCGGTGTAATTGGTGTTAAGGTCGCAATAATGCCTCCAGATGCTAGGCTTCCGGATGAAATTGAGATCCTCGAGAAGCCTGTAGAGGAGGAGGTGACCGAAAGTGAAGCCCAGTGA
- the rpl4p gene encoding 50S ribosomal protein L4: protein MKVKVFDLNGQPVDEIELPRVFFTPFRPDLIRRAVIASWTHRIQPQGRDPMAGKRRVTENIGKGHGMARVERLKTPPRYAAFVPFARGGRRTHPPKVEKIIWEDINKKERRLAIMSAIAATANYDIVKARGHVVDNVPQLPLIVVDDLQKIQKTRETREIFKKLGIWDDIERAKEKSGVRAGKGKMRGRRYKKAKGPLIVVGKNEGIVLGARNHPGVDVVVVDNLGVEHLAPGTHPGRLTVWTVSAIERLREIYG, encoded by the coding sequence ATGAAGGTTAAGGTTTTCGACCTTAACGGTCAACCCGTTGATGAGATCGAGTTACCTAGGGTGTTCTTCACTCCATTTAGGCCCGACCTTATAAGGAGGGCTGTCATAGCTTCATGGACCCACAGAATACAGCCCCAGGGTAGAGATCCAATGGCAGGTAAGAGAAGGGTCACCGAGAACATAGGAAAGGGCCACGGAATGGCGAGGGTTGAGAGGCTCAAGACACCACCGAGGTATGCTGCATTCGTTCCATTCGCTAGGGGTGGAAGGAGGACCCACCCACCGAAGGTCGAGAAGATAATCTGGGAGGACATCAACAAGAAGGAGAGAAGGTTGGCAATAATGAGTGCCATAGCTGCAACCGCTAACTATGACATCGTTAAGGCGAGAGGACACGTTGTTGATAACGTTCCTCAGCTCCCACTTATAGTGGTTGATGACCTTCAGAAGATCCAGAAGACAAGGGAGACAAGAGAGATATTCAAGAAGCTCGGCATCTGGGACGACATCGAGAGGGCTAAGGAGAAGAGCGGAGTTAGGGCTGGGAAGGGTAAGATGAGGGGTAGGAGGTACAAGAAGGCTAAGGGCCCACTCATCGTCGTTGGGAAGAATGAAGGAATAGTCCTTGGAGCAAGAAATCACCCGGGAGTTGATGTTGTTGTCGTTGACAACTTGGGTGTGGAGCACCTGGCCCCTGGAACTCACCCCGGAAGGTTAACAGTTTGGACCGTTAGTGCTATAGAGAGGCTTAGGGAGATATACGGGTGA